Proteins encoded together in one Micromonospora auratinigra window:
- a CDS encoding PPOX class F420-dependent oxidoreductase, with amino-acid sequence MTVFTERELAFLSEQLLGRLATVQRNGTVQNNPVTFGYNTTLHTIDIDGHGMETSQKFRNVAAGSSVSLVVDDVLSTKPWSVRCLEIRGSAEALPEATNAAGEPTGALIRIHPRRILSFNIDPDAGIRSVAG; translated from the coding sequence ATGACCGTGTTCACCGAGCGGGAACTGGCCTTCCTGAGTGAACAACTTCTGGGCAGGCTGGCCACCGTCCAGCGGAACGGCACCGTGCAGAACAACCCGGTGACGTTCGGGTACAACACCACGCTGCACACGATCGACATCGACGGCCACGGCATGGAGACCAGCCAGAAGTTCCGCAACGTGGCGGCCGGCTCCAGCGTCTCGCTGGTGGTTGACGACGTGCTTTCCACCAAGCCGTGGAGCGTGCGCTGCCTGGAGATCCGCGGCAGCGCCGAGGCCCTGCCAGAGGCGACGAACGCGGCGGGCGAGCCGACCGGCGCGCTCATCCGGATCCACCCCCGCCGCATCCTGAGCTTCAACATCGACCCCGACGCGGGCATCCGGTCGGTGGCGGGCTGA
- a CDS encoding TetR/AcrR family transcriptional regulator — protein sequence MTEKSNSWSGGGSPDKRRAIIEGALALFSRDGYARAGLDAIAAEAGVSSRTIYNHFKDKASLFEAVIEESSRRLVETQLAIIDRHLHKIVELEGDLVAFGIDWISVRNSTNAPHFALVRQIHAEAEHIPAAAIAAWQQNGPQRVRRELAERLCAIAERHPLKMDDPERAAGHLMVLISADNLPYRVGPPAEGEVAAMVSAGVRTFLHGYQG from the coding sequence GTGACGGAGAAGTCGAACAGCTGGTCGGGCGGGGGCTCCCCGGACAAACGGCGAGCCATCATCGAGGGCGCGCTGGCGCTCTTCTCGCGAGACGGCTACGCACGAGCCGGTCTGGACGCGATCGCCGCCGAGGCCGGCGTGTCCAGCCGGACGATCTACAACCACTTCAAGGACAAGGCGAGCCTGTTCGAGGCGGTCATCGAGGAGAGCTCGCGCCGGCTGGTGGAGACCCAGCTCGCGATCATCGACCGCCACCTGCACAAGATCGTCGAGTTGGAGGGCGACCTCGTCGCGTTCGGCATCGACTGGATCTCGGTGCGCAACTCGACCAACGCGCCGCACTTCGCGTTGGTCCGGCAGATTCACGCCGAGGCGGAGCACATTCCCGCCGCGGCCATCGCCGCCTGGCAGCAGAACGGGCCGCAGCGGGTGCGCCGGGAACTGGCCGAGCGGCTGTGCGCGATCGCAGAGCGGCACCCGCTCAAGATGGACGATCCGGAGCGCGCCGCAGGCCATCTGATGGTGCTGATCTCGGCGGACAATCTGCCCTACCGGGTCGGTCCGCCGGCCGAGGGCGAGGTGGCCGCGATGGTGTCGGCCGGGGTGCGCACCTTCCTGCACGGCTACCAGGGGTGA
- a CDS encoding NADPH-dependent FMN reductase: MTKIGIILGSTRPGRRGQQVAEWVAEVAAKQQDDVTYEIVDVADFDLPLLDEEQPALFGRYGKEHTRRWAQTIASYDGFVFVTAEYNHSVPGALKNALDYLFAEWHHKPAGFVSYGLHGGTRAVEHLRLILAELKVPTVRTQVVLSIFNDFTMSAPTETGTFTPGAHNEPTLATMLGEIVAWSTALESLRSPALV; this comes from the coding sequence ATGACCAAGATCGGGATCATCCTGGGCAGCACCCGTCCGGGTCGCCGGGGACAGCAGGTCGCCGAGTGGGTGGCCGAGGTCGCCGCCAAGCAGCAGGACGACGTGACCTACGAGATCGTCGACGTCGCCGACTTCGACCTGCCGCTCCTCGACGAGGAGCAGCCGGCCCTGTTCGGCAGGTACGGCAAGGAGCACACCCGGCGCTGGGCGCAGACGATCGCGTCGTACGACGGGTTCGTCTTCGTGACGGCGGAATACAACCACTCCGTCCCGGGCGCGCTCAAGAACGCGCTCGACTACCTGTTCGCCGAGTGGCACCACAAGCCGGCCGGCTTCGTCAGCTACGGGCTGCACGGCGGCACCCGCGCCGTCGAGCACCTGCGGCTCATCCTGGCCGAGCTGAAGGTACCGACCGTACGCACGCAGGTCGTTCTTTCGATCTTCAACGACTTCACCATGTCGGCGCCGACCGAGACCGGCACGTTCACGCCGGGGGCCCACAACGAGCCGACCCTGGCCACCATGCTCGGCGAGATCGTCGCCTGGTCCACGGCGCTGGAGTCGCTGCGCAGCCCGGCCCTCGTATGA
- a CDS encoding DHA2 family efflux MFS transporter permease subunit, with protein sequence MTRVDSRSAPPLEISPETWRLAWVVAFGAFAGGLDTSLINIALNTIERDFGADLELAQWISSAYLLALAVSLPVCAWLGRRLGVGRLWLGALVAFTVVSGLCAAAPSIPVLIGLRVLQGLTAGLLVPAGQTILGQAVGPGRLGRVMARIGIAVVLAPALGPVLGGLLLHGLSWRWLFLINVPIGILAILAGLRWIPHEKGTHTGPLDVAGFAYVGLGLPLTVYGLTNWGALGTPEPARVLLPLVLGCAGMAAFVVHALRRTDPLLDVTLYRTSAYTAASVAFVFNGALTFGCALLIPLYFQLLHGEGVVETGLRTLALGAGTAVMLPLSGRLTDRYGGGPIAAIGTLCTAVATGAFALGLDQQPVLEQAMIFLLGMGTGMASTPLMVSAFTAVPRDRLPDATSQINIIVRIGGALGAAIYAVVLARALSAGPHHAFRVAFTWQAGTGMAAFAGALLLWFILSRNGDRATAPAQH encoded by the coding sequence ATGACCCGCGTCGACAGCCGGTCCGCGCCGCCGCTGGAGATCAGCCCCGAGACCTGGCGCCTGGCCTGGGTCGTCGCGTTCGGCGCGTTCGCCGGCGGCCTCGACACCTCGCTGATCAACATCGCGCTCAACACCATCGAGCGCGACTTCGGCGCCGATCTCGAGCTGGCGCAGTGGATCTCGAGCGCGTACCTGCTGGCCCTGGCCGTCTCCCTGCCCGTGTGCGCGTGGCTGGGGCGGCGGCTGGGGGTGGGCCGGCTCTGGCTCGGGGCGCTGGTGGCGTTCACCGTCGTCTCCGGCCTGTGCGCGGCGGCGCCGTCGATACCGGTGCTCATTGGCCTGCGGGTGCTGCAGGGCCTGACCGCGGGCCTGCTCGTGCCGGCCGGTCAGACGATCCTCGGCCAGGCCGTCGGTCCCGGCCGGCTCGGACGGGTCATGGCTCGGATCGGCATCGCCGTGGTGCTGGCGCCGGCCCTCGGCCCGGTCCTCGGCGGGCTGCTGCTGCACGGCCTGTCCTGGCGCTGGCTGTTCCTGATCAACGTGCCGATCGGGATCCTCGCCATCCTGGCCGGGCTGAGGTGGATCCCGCACGAGAAGGGCACCCACACCGGCCCACTCGACGTGGCCGGGTTTGCCTACGTCGGGCTCGGCCTGCCGCTGACCGTCTACGGCCTCACCAACTGGGGGGCGCTCGGCACGCCCGAGCCCGCCCGGGTGCTGCTGCCGCTGGTTCTCGGCTGTGCCGGCATGGCCGCGTTCGTGGTGCACGCGCTGCGGCGCACCGACCCGCTGCTGGACGTGACGCTCTACCGGACGTCGGCCTACACGGCGGCGAGCGTGGCGTTCGTGTTCAACGGGGCGCTGACCTTCGGCTGTGCGCTGCTGATCCCGCTCTACTTCCAGCTGCTGCACGGTGAGGGCGTGGTCGAGACCGGTCTGCGCACGCTCGCGCTGGGTGCCGGCACGGCGGTCATGCTGCCGTTGAGCGGCCGGCTGACCGACCGGTACGGCGGTGGGCCGATCGCCGCCATCGGCACGCTGTGCACGGCCGTCGCCACCGGCGCCTTCGCCCTGGGGCTCGACCAGCAGCCGGTCCTCGAGCAGGCCATGATCTTCCTGCTCGGGATGGGCACCGGCATGGCGTCCACCCCGCTCATGGTGTCGGCGTTCACCGCAGTGCCCCGCGACCGGCTGCCCGACGCCACCTCGCAGATCAACATCATCGTCCGCATCGGCGGTGCGCTCGGTGCGGCGATCTATGCCGTGGTGCTGGCCCGCGCCCTGTCGGCCGGCCCGCATCATGCCTTCCGGGTCGCCTTCACCTGGCAGGCCGGCACCGGCATGGCGGCCTTCGCGGGCGCCCTGCTGCTGTGGTTCATCCTGTCCCGCAACGGTGACCGGGCCACCGCCCCGGCGCAGCACTGA
- a CDS encoding Gfo/Idh/MocA family protein codes for MRVGVLGVADIAVRRMLPAMSASADVDLVAVASRDRARAAGAAARFGCRPVTGYEGVLTDPGVEAVYVPLPLALHARWTGAALDAGKHVLAEKPLTASFTETAHVAEQARRRGLALMENIAFVHHPQHAEVARLVAAGVIGEPRTFRAVFTVPRRPAGDIRLRRDLGGGALADTGVYPVRAALRLLGPDLVVAGAVLSRSGGAEVETAGAALLRTRGGVSAQLEFGMDHGYRSGYEIAGSAGRLSVDHVFTPPADHRPVIRREDRSGTTEIVVPAADQIGLTLTAFARAVRDGRAQLDEAVLHEARLLDAIRAASPPASAEPSAECG; via the coding sequence GTGCGCGTCGGTGTGCTCGGCGTGGCGGACATCGCGGTGCGGCGCATGCTGCCCGCGATGTCCGCGTCCGCCGACGTCGACCTGGTCGCGGTCGCCAGCCGCGACCGGGCCCGGGCCGCCGGCGCCGCGGCGCGGTTCGGATGCCGGCCCGTCACCGGCTACGAGGGTGTCCTGACCGATCCCGGCGTCGAGGCGGTCTACGTCCCCCTCCCGCTGGCCCTGCACGCGCGGTGGACCGGCGCCGCCCTCGACGCCGGCAAGCACGTGCTCGCCGAGAAGCCGCTGACCGCCTCTTTCACCGAGACGGCGCACGTGGCCGAGCAGGCACGACGCCGCGGGCTGGCGCTGATGGAGAACATCGCGTTCGTGCACCATCCGCAGCACGCCGAGGTGGCCCGGCTGGTCGCGGCGGGGGTGATCGGGGAGCCGCGCACGTTCCGGGCCGTCTTCACCGTGCCCCGGCGCCCGGCCGGCGACATCCGGTTGCGGCGGGACCTCGGCGGGGGCGCGCTGGCCGACACCGGCGTCTATCCGGTCCGGGCGGCGCTGCGTCTTCTCGGCCCCGACCTGGTGGTCGCTGGTGCGGTGCTGTCACGCAGCGGCGGGGCCGAGGTGGAGACGGCGGGTGCCGCACTGTTGCGTACGCGCGGGGGAGTGAGCGCCCAGCTCGAGTTCGGTATGGACCACGGGTACCGCTCCGGTTATGAGATCGCGGGCAGCGCCGGCCGACTCTCGGTCGACCACGTCTTCACCCCGCCGGCGGATCACCGGCCGGTGATCCGCCGGGAGGACCGGTCCGGCACCACCGAGATCGTGGTGCCGGCGGCCGACCAGATCGGGTTGACCCTCACCGCTTTCGCCCGCGCCGTCCGCGACGGACGGGCCCAGCTCGACGAAGCAGTCCTGCACGAGGCCCGCCTGCTCGACGCGATCCGCGCGGCGTCGCCACCCGCTTCGGCGGAGCCCTCGGCCGAATGTGGGTGA
- a CDS encoding NDP-hexose 2,3-dehydratase family protein: MSAADLAERIARSARQRTEGAEVRTADVLDWLGDRRRSNGFRVEPVPFDAQEDWSFDPVTGNLRHRSGGFFAIEGLRATVDDDPAARWEQPVLRQPEIGILGLLAKDIDGVLHLLVQAKMEPGNPGLVQLSPTVQATRSNYLRVHRGARVRYVEHFTAEHRDTLVDVLQSEHGSWFYQKANRNMVVETTADVPAHEDFRWLTVGQLGELLRHDNVVNMDARSILACLGAATTPDPELLFWITAERSRRRLATERIPLSEVGGWVREADRITRPDGRFFRVETVRVEAGNREVRSWHQPLFAPVNRGVCAFLTRRAPAGPQVLAAARVEGGFRDTVELGPTVQCQPDSHPVPPPFLAAVLGAAPDRICYEAVHAEEGGRFRDAESRYLFVEAPDDVAAAEPPPGFRWVAPERLSALLWHGNYVNVQARTLLACLTTGAAEVW; this comes from the coding sequence GTGAGCGCGGCCGACCTCGCCGAGCGGATCGCACGGTCGGCCCGGCAGCGGACCGAGGGCGCCGAGGTGCGTACGGCCGACGTGCTCGACTGGCTCGGCGACCGGCGCCGGTCCAACGGCTTCCGGGTCGAGCCGGTGCCGTTCGACGCCCAGGAGGACTGGTCGTTCGACCCGGTCACCGGCAACCTGCGCCACCGCAGCGGCGGCTTCTTCGCCATCGAGGGCCTGCGCGCCACCGTTGACGACGACCCGGCCGCGCGGTGGGAGCAGCCGGTGCTCCGCCAGCCCGAGATCGGGATCCTCGGACTGCTCGCCAAGGACATCGACGGCGTACTGCATCTGCTCGTGCAGGCCAAGATGGAGCCCGGCAACCCCGGACTGGTTCAGCTGTCGCCGACCGTGCAGGCGACCCGCAGCAACTACCTGCGCGTGCACCGCGGCGCGCGGGTCCGCTACGTCGAGCACTTCACCGCCGAGCACCGCGACACCCTCGTCGACGTGCTCCAGTCCGAGCACGGCTCGTGGTTCTACCAGAAGGCCAACCGCAACATGGTCGTGGAGACCACCGCCGACGTGCCGGCGCACGAGGACTTCCGCTGGCTCACCGTCGGCCAGCTCGGCGAGCTGCTGCGCCACGACAACGTCGTCAACATGGACGCCCGTTCCATCCTCGCCTGCCTCGGCGCGGCCACCACGCCCGATCCGGAGCTGCTGTTCTGGATCACCGCCGAGCGTAGCCGGCGCCGCCTCGCGACCGAGCGGATCCCGCTGTCCGAGGTCGGCGGCTGGGTGCGCGAGGCCGACCGCATCACGCGGCCCGACGGCCGGTTCTTCCGGGTCGAGACGGTACGGGTGGAGGCCGGCAACCGGGAGGTGAGGAGCTGGCACCAGCCGCTGTTCGCACCGGTGAACCGGGGCGTCTGTGCGTTCCTGACCCGCCGGGCCCCGGCCGGCCCGCAGGTGCTCGCGGCTGCCCGCGTCGAGGGTGGCTTCCGCGACACGGTCGAGCTCGGCCCCACGGTGCAGTGCCAGCCGGACAGCCATCCCGTACCGCCGCCGTTCCTCGCCGCGGTGCTCGGCGCCGCCCCCGACCGCATCTGCTACGAGGCCGTGCACGCCGAGGAAGGCGGCCGGTTCCGTGACGCCGAGAGCCGGTACCTGTTCGTCGAGGCCCCGGACGACGTCGCCGCCGCCGAACCGCCGCCCGGCTTCCGCTGGGTCGCGCCAGAGCGCCTCTCCGCCCTGCTGTGGCACGGCAACTACGTCAACGTCCAGGCCCGTACGCTCCTCGCGTGCCTGACCACCGGAGCGGCAGAGGTGTGGTGA
- the rfbH gene encoding lipopolysaccharide biosynthesis protein RfbH, producing the protein MSVHRQLLLDEVRKYHQDTVTDAGFVPGVTEIWPSGATLDESDRVALVEAALEMRIAAGVSSRKFESQFARTMKRRKAHLTNSGSSANLLAVSALTSPALGDRRLRPGDEIITVAAGFPTTVNPILQNGLVPVFVDIELATYNTTADRVASAIGPRTRGIVIAHALGNPFEVEEIAGLARDHGLFLVEDNCDAVGSTYRGRLTGTFGDLSTVSFYPAHHLTMGEGGCVLTADLGLARIVESMRDWGRDCWCEPGENNKCLKRFEYQMGTLPAGYDHKYIFSHVGYNLKTTDLQAALGLTQLARLDEFCAIRRRNWRRLRESLDGLPHLLLPEATVGSDPSWFGFAITVAPEAPFRRAELVAFLEDRKIGTRRLFAGNLTRHPAYVDRDYRVVGDLRNSDIVTEQTFWVGVYPALTEEMIDYVALSVSEFVVGHG; encoded by the coding sequence ATGAGTGTGCACAGACAGCTTCTGCTCGACGAGGTCCGCAAGTACCACCAGGACACCGTCACCGACGCCGGCTTCGTCCCGGGGGTCACCGAGATCTGGCCGTCCGGCGCGACGCTCGACGAGTCGGACCGCGTCGCCCTCGTCGAGGCGGCGCTGGAGATGCGGATCGCGGCCGGGGTCAGCTCCCGCAAGTTCGAGTCGCAGTTCGCCCGCACGATGAAGCGACGCAAGGCGCACCTGACCAACTCGGGTTCATCGGCCAACCTGCTCGCCGTCTCGGCCCTGACCTCACCGGCGCTCGGCGACCGGCGGCTGCGGCCGGGCGACGAGATCATCACGGTGGCCGCGGGCTTCCCGACCACGGTCAACCCGATCCTGCAGAACGGCCTCGTCCCGGTCTTCGTCGACATCGAACTCGCCACCTACAACACCACCGCGGATCGGGTGGCGTCCGCGATCGGCCCCCGCACCCGCGGCATCGTCATCGCGCACGCCCTCGGCAACCCGTTCGAGGTCGAAGAAATCGCCGGGCTGGCCCGCGACCACGGGCTCTTCCTCGTCGAGGACAACTGCGACGCGGTCGGCTCCACCTATCGTGGTCGGCTCACCGGCACCTTCGGCGACCTGTCCACGGTCAGCTTCTATCCCGCGCACCATCTGACGATGGGCGAGGGCGGCTGCGTACTGACCGCGGACCTGGGGCTGGCCCGGATCGTCGAGTCGATGCGCGACTGGGGCCGGGACTGCTGGTGCGAGCCGGGCGAGAACAACAAGTGCCTGAAAAGGTTCGAATACCAGATGGGTACGCTGCCGGCCGGCTACGACCACAAGTACATTTTCTCGCACGTCGGGTACAACCTGAAGACCACCGATCTGCAGGCCGCGCTCGGCCTCACCCAGCTCGCCCGCCTCGACGAGTTCTGCGCGATCCGCCGTCGCAACTGGCGCCGCCTGCGCGAGAGCCTCGACGGCCTGCCCCACCTGCTGCTGCCGGAGGCGACCGTGGGCAGCGACCCGAGCTGGTTCGGCTTCGCCATCACGGTGGCGCCGGAAGCGCCGTTCCGGCGGGCCGAGCTTGTCGCCTTCCTGGAGGATCGCAAGATCGGTACGCGCCGGTTGTTCGCCGGCAACCTGACCCGGCACCCCGCCTACGTCGACCGGGACTACCGGGTCGTCGGCGACCTGCGCAACAGCGACATCGTCACCGAGCAGACCTTCTGGGTCGGCGTCTACCCGGCCCTCACCGAGGAGATGATCGACTACGTCGCCCTCTCGGTGTCCGAGTTCGTGGTCGGTCACGGGTGA
- a CDS encoding NAD-dependent epimerase/dehydratase family protein, whose protein sequence is MPIRLDHPVVRPRLGPAQRDRRPAGRRSGRPHIREGWAPGGSAGHASTAAGRADLGTFLRAHRPTLVVNAAGVVWQSDERRMREVNVAFVRRLVDELGVLAGPPRLVQIGSVHEYGPVPEGTALDEDTPPRPVGPYGTTKLAATRSVLDAADLDAVVLRVANACGPGAPPESLPGMIARHLAAAEPGPLRLAPLLAYRDFVDVRDVAAAVVAAGAAEAGGRLFNIARGETVPVRHVATRLIALSGRHVRIVEEPPPVRARTDAPWQRVLIDRAVRSLGWKPERDLDASLRDLLAAPGQPRHDSEGRQ, encoded by the coding sequence GTGCCGATACGCCTCGATCACCCGGTGGTCCGCCCACGGCTCGGGCCAGCACAGCGTGATCGTCGCCCAGCCGGGCGACGATCCGGGCGGCCGCACATCAGGGAGGGATGGGCCCCCGGTGGTTCCGCCGGACACGCGTCAACTGCCGCCGGCCGGGCGGACCTCGGCACGTTCCTGCGGGCGCACCGGCCCACCCTCGTGGTCAACGCGGCCGGCGTGGTCTGGCAGTCCGACGAGCGGCGCATGCGCGAGGTCAACGTCGCGTTCGTGCGCCGGCTCGTGGACGAGCTCGGCGTGCTGGCCGGTCCGCCTCGGCTGGTGCAGATCGGCAGCGTGCACGAGTACGGCCCGGTGCCCGAGGGGACGGCCCTCGACGAGGACACGCCGCCGCGGCCGGTCGGACCGTACGGCACCACCAAGCTCGCCGCCACCCGATCGGTGCTGGACGCGGCCGACCTGGACGCCGTGGTGCTCCGGGTCGCCAACGCGTGCGGCCCGGGCGCCCCGCCGGAGAGCCTGCCCGGAATGATCGCCCGCCACCTCGCGGCCGCCGAGCCGGGTCCCCTGCGCCTGGCCCCGCTGCTGGCGTACCGCGACTTCGTCGACGTCCGCGACGTCGCCGCCGCGGTCGTGGCCGCCGGAGCGGCGGAGGCCGGCGGCCGCCTGTTCAACATCGCCCGGGGCGAAACGGTGCCGGTGCGTCACGTGGCAACCCGCCTGATCGCGCTGAGCGGCCGGCACGTGCGCATCGTCGAGGAGCCCCCACCGGTGCGCGCGCGCACCGACGCCCCCTGGCAGCGGGTGCTCATCGACCGCGCGGTGCGGTCGCTGGGCTGGAAACCGGAACGAGACCTGGACGCCTCCCTGCGGGACCTGCTCGCAGCGCCCGGTCAGCCGAGACACGACAGCGAGGGACGACAATGA
- a CDS encoding fibronectin type III domain-containing protein produces the protein MATIEDVTSTGAAPSRPRSRRMRGGLVTIGTVTALLAAMGLTVLGLGAADNAVANYDASSWLWSATRSEVARVNGVTARVDTRMEVPGGRRHQMQVTQTDRLLILRDLNTGQVSSLDLATLQITATTPTAPGFGVSVALHENAAFVVDAVQGIVRQLDPRALTPVGEPIHYPPGITGGAFDGAGKLWIAVPREGTVSAVTAADLPESPGAAPAGGVSPKQVETYDVADPNHELVVSTLDDGVAVLDRTSASLVTVQAGQTKRANLSSSAPGSLPARTSGPQVPVTVTGERKVHVVRDGTDVRQFTVPGTGNRLTPAVAWAGRFYVADEDTGTVYSFGPDGQLVDTIKGNGRPGPMELEVRENHLFINPPNSATAQVVDDRNQVREVNKYANDVLGGDPPPAPLPEPPPKKPKVGKPGAPRNVTAAAGNASARVSWQAAAANGAEISKYVVAGGGQRHEVGANQRSVEITGLTNGETYTFEVHAVNAKGDGPARRSNPVVPTAAVPDPPASVTAEARGDGTVLVKWPAANGQGNTIATYAVTATSAGATAPAGESAKTELVIPAGALEYGTQYAFTVTAVSDKGAGSKASPVSNTVVPFTAPAAPTELRASTVADQPGTVAVQWTPAVENGRPVTKYLVDVAGKVSEVTDTRTTVGGLGNGQNVTVKVKAVNEAGPGPEASTTARTVAAPRVTVTGSSADITSVTVSFTVDAGGGKATCSAATAGKTVSGSCSSLRITGLSPSTAYTVTVTATNAAGRNTATRAQSTDPLYGTATCNNGSSGAEATYCNADRDGRNGNEIFSVPRQDDPKQVGWARPGSRLKAYCKKQGEEVYAYIYNHDKRSTWWVQVEYSGKNYIPWAWLNLDGGDNLNLLPTC, from the coding sequence GTGGCCACCATCGAGGACGTCACGAGCACCGGGGCAGCACCGTCCCGACCCCGATCCCGGCGGATGCGGGGCGGTCTGGTCACCATCGGCACCGTGACCGCGCTGCTGGCCGCGATGGGCCTGACCGTGCTCGGGCTGGGTGCCGCGGACAACGCGGTGGCCAACTACGACGCCAGTTCCTGGCTGTGGAGCGCCACCCGCAGCGAGGTGGCCCGGGTCAACGGGGTCACCGCGCGGGTGGACACCCGGATGGAGGTGCCGGGCGGTCGCCGGCACCAGATGCAGGTGACCCAGACCGACCGGCTGCTGATCCTGCGCGACCTGAACACCGGCCAGGTCAGTTCGCTGGATCTCGCGACCCTGCAGATCACCGCCACCACTCCGACCGCGCCCGGGTTCGGGGTGAGCGTGGCGCTGCACGAGAACGCGGCGTTCGTGGTCGACGCGGTGCAGGGCATCGTCCGGCAGCTCGACCCGCGGGCGCTGACCCCCGTCGGTGAGCCGATCCACTACCCGCCGGGCATCACCGGCGGCGCGTTCGACGGTGCCGGGAAGCTGTGGATCGCGGTGCCGCGGGAGGGCACGGTGTCCGCGGTGACCGCCGCCGACCTGCCGGAGTCGCCGGGTGCCGCGCCGGCAGGCGGGGTGAGCCCCAAGCAGGTCGAGACGTACGACGTCGCCGACCCGAACCACGAGCTGGTGGTGTCCACCCTGGACGACGGTGTCGCGGTGCTGGACCGGACCTCCGCCTCGCTGGTGACGGTGCAGGCCGGGCAGACGAAGCGGGCGAACCTGAGCAGCTCGGCCCCGGGCAGCCTGCCGGCGCGCACCAGCGGCCCGCAGGTGCCGGTCACCGTGACCGGCGAGCGCAAGGTGCACGTGGTGCGTGACGGCACCGACGTGCGGCAGTTCACCGTCCCCGGCACGGGTAACCGGTTGACCCCGGCGGTGGCCTGGGCGGGCCGCTTCTACGTCGCCGACGAGGACACCGGCACGGTCTACTCGTTCGGCCCCGACGGGCAGCTGGTCGACACCATCAAGGGCAACGGTCGGCCCGGCCCGATGGAGCTGGAGGTCCGCGAGAACCACCTGTTCATCAACCCGCCGAACTCGGCGACCGCCCAGGTGGTGGACGACCGCAACCAGGTCCGCGAGGTCAACAAGTACGCCAACGACGTGCTCGGCGGCGACCCGCCGCCGGCCCCGCTGCCGGAGCCGCCGCCGAAGAAGCCCAAGGTGGGCAAGCCGGGCGCGCCGCGCAACGTCACCGCCGCCGCCGGCAACGCGTCGGCGCGCGTGAGCTGGCAGGCGGCCGCCGCGAACGGCGCGGAGATCAGCAAGTACGTGGTGGCCGGTGGCGGTCAGCGCCACGAGGTGGGCGCGAACCAGCGGTCGGTGGAGATCACCGGGCTGACCAACGGTGAGACGTACACCTTCGAGGTGCACGCGGTGAACGCCAAGGGTGACGGTCCGGCGCGCCGGAGCAACCCGGTGGTGCCGACCGCCGCGGTGCCGGACCCGCCGGCCAGCGTGACCGCCGAGGCGCGCGGCGACGGCACGGTGCTGGTGAAGTGGCCGGCCGCCAACGGCCAGGGCAACACCATCGCCACGTACGCGGTGACCGCCACCTCGGCCGGCGCCACCGCCCCGGCCGGCGAGTCGGCGAAGACCGAGCTGGTGATCCCGGCCGGCGCGCTGGAGTACGGCACCCAGTACGCGTTCACGGTGACCGCGGTCAGCGACAAGGGCGCCGGGTCGAAGGCGTCCCCGGTGAGCAACACGGTGGTGCCGTTCACCGCCCCGGCCGCGCCGACCGAGCTGCGCGCGTCCACGGTCGCCGACCAGCCGGGCACCGTCGCGGTGCAGTGGACGCCGGCGGTGGAGAACGGCCGCCCGGTGACGAAGTACCTGGTGGACGTGGCCGGCAAGGTCAGCGAGGTGACCGACACCCGGACCACGGTCGGTGGGCTGGGCAACGGGCAGAACGTCACGGTGAAGGTGAAGGCGGTCAACGAGGCGGGTCCGGGCCCGGAGGCCAGCACGACGGCGCGTACGGTCGCCGCGCCGCGGGTCACGGTGACCGGCTCGTCGGCGGACATCACCTCGGTGACGGTGTCGTTCACCGTGGACGCCGGGGGCGGCAAGGCCACCTGCTCGGCGGCCACGGCCGGCAAGACCGTCAGCGGCAGCTGCTCCAGCCTGCGGATCACCGGGCTGTCGCCGAGCACCGCGTACACGGTGACCGTCACCGCGACCAACGCGGCCGGCCGGAACACCGCCACGCGGGCGCAGTCGACCGACCCGCTGTACGGGACGGCGACCTGCAACAACGGCTCGTCGGGCGCGGAGGCGACGTACTGCAACGCGGACCGCGACGGCCGCAACGGCAACGAGATCTTCTCCGTGCCCCGGCAGGACGACCCGAAGCAGGTCGGCTGGGCCCGGCCCGGCAGCCGGCTGAAGGCGTACTGCAAGAAGCAGGGCGAGGAGGTCTACGCCTACATCTACAACCACGACAAGCGCAGCACCTGGTGGGTGCAGGTCGAGTACTCGGGGAAGAACTACATCCCGTGGGCCTGGCTCAACCTCGACGGCGGCGACAACCTCAACCTGCTGCCCACCTGCTGA